In Candidatus Bathyarchaeota archaeon, the sequence ACGGGATATGAGGGTCCCGGCTTTATGGTCTCCGGAGACCCTGTCGTTTCTCTGCTGAACATTCTTTCCGTTCATCCGATGAGGCTCGACTATGCGTATAGGCTTCTCGAAAGGTCTGGGTTAGACGCCGAATCGACCGTTAGAAGGCTTGTCGAGAACGGGGAAGTTAAGCTCGTCAGGTATAGGGAATACCGCTTCATCGTAAGGAGTTTCCCTCAGAAACCTTCAAGAGCCAGGTAGCGTCTCTCCTCTTAACCATTATGCACACGCTATGGACGGCTTTAATCCCGTTCTTTTCGCAGAACTCTATGGCCTTGTCGGATTCTGAGCCCGGCTGCATCCAAACCATCCTGACGCCTAGTCTTTTGCACGTCTTCACAACCGACTCGGTGACCCTAGGTGGAACGACCGTTACGACGACCGTCGGTTTTTCAGGCAGCTCCTCGAGGTCTGGATAGCATCTATCGCCGAGTATCTCCTCGGCGTTCGGGTTCACCGGATACACCCTATAACCCGCCTCCCTAAGGTCTCTATAGACCTTGTGGCCGTATTTCTCCGGATTTCTACTCGCCCCCACGACCGCGTACACGTTTCCCTTGTCGAGCAGCTCGCGTATAAGAGCTTCCACAGCTCCTCTAATAGGTAATTGATAACATAAACGTTTATCCGTTTGAACGGATGTTCGATCGCTCGATGACCGTCGTAGTGGAGTTCAGCGT encodes:
- a CDS encoding CoA-binding protein codes for the protein MEALIRELLDKGNVYAVVGASRNPEKYGHKVYRDLREAGYRVYPVNPNAEEILGDRCYPDLEELPEKPTVVVTVVPPRVTESVVKTCKRLGVRMVWMQPGSESDKAIEFCEKNGIKAVHSVCIMVKRRDATWLLKVSEGNSLR